One Trichoderma atroviride chromosome 7, complete sequence DNA segment encodes these proteins:
- a CDS encoding uncharacterized protein (EggNog:ENOG41~TransMembrane:5 (o200-222i277-298o318-337i366-386o392-411i)): MASTHSNTASIEEPRRAPSEPIDAAAGERPAETAATGTDAVCADDVSNASSTTKNGGDSDGAQQQVPQEDKPRRHPETQQQQQVDQREGVSTPVLTEKSDASIAAPKTAVLPRATTFGSTFTTLTTASSTFGLLSAPPACDIPESTPPDRIALVRAEKGDGYVPQSRGLKNDLYRAVGFLELANAGDFAANVWNSYPVPVYATVFMAIGATFAGIMSVYALLDSRRAFRNVKFLRKQRLELKEARARRAAKSLPTRDLDVLVSVNFRELGTEAVNRWALNMFMGVGAVLICVGTYLAIAGANPGIFLASNLLSGYIGNAPIAIFGAINSGWAYYIFCKSQGHINAAKKAIPGTPSLALIKRRSRNLQVYTGINGTATILGGVGSMITATRWWGYVILIPVILASVFCNYWWRTRAGYSRRDLVPYGLSIFSIDELSTALEFAARAEAKIKEQKKTPINSFVSDPSSLRSVLTFIQEQELLEPFCLRLVKDAGLRTTIGYPNNPAEIEIKVESLLNLPKECHPAIIQIAQDTVRKIGSTHFKYRERYAAELLGTYLAISRQQAKRREKTESQSEKSSRR, encoded by the coding sequence ATGGCATCTACCCACAGCAACACAGCCTCAATAGAGGAACCACGGCGCGCTCCGTCAGAACCCATTGATGCGGCTGCAGGAGAGCGACCAGCCGAGACAGCGGCCACCGGCACTGATGCCGTTTGTGCCGACGATGTCTCCAATGCTTCTAGCACTACCAAGAATGGTGGTGATTCAGATGGCGCACAGCAACAGGTGCCCCAGGAAGACAAACCGCGGCGGCATCCAGAaacacagcagcagcagcaggttgATCAGCGCGAGGGAGTTTCCACGCCCGTGTTGACTGAAAAATCCGACGCCTCCATTGCAGCGCCCAAGACAGCCGTCTTGCCGCGTGCCACGACGTTTGGATCGACCTTCACCACATTAACCACTGCCTCTTCCACCTTTGGCCTCCTTTCCGCTCCTCCTGCATGCGACATTCCTGAATCGACGCCACCAGATCGCATCGCCCTAGTTAGGGCTGAGAAGGGAGATGGCTACGTGCCTCAGAGCAGAGGGTTGAAGAACGACCTCTACCGTGCTGTCGGGTTCCTGGAACTGGCTAATGCAGGCGACTTCGCTGCCAATGTGTGGAACTCGTACCCCGTGCCGGTCTATGCCACCGTCTTTATGGCGATTGGAGCAACATTCGCCGGCATCATGTCCGTCTATGCCCTTCTGGACTCGCGGCGTGCCTTTCGGAATGTCAAGTTCCTTCGCAAGCAGCGCCTCGAGTTGAAGGAGGCGCGAGCTCGCAGAGCGGCAAAATCACTGCCAACTAGAGACTTGGATGTCCTCGTGTCTGTCAACTTTCGCGAGCTTGGTACGGAAGCTGTCAACCGCTGGGCGCTCAACATGTTCATGGGCGTCGGTGCCGTGCTCATCTGCGTAGGCACGTatcttgccattgctggaGCCAACCCGGgcatcttcttggccagtAACCTGCTCTCTGGATACATTGGTAATGCCCCAATCGCCATCTTCGGCGCCATCAACTCCGGCTGGGCGTACTACATCTTCTGCAAGTCCCAGGGGCACATCAACGCAGCTAAAAAGGCCATTCCCGGCACCCCATCCCTGGCTCTCATAAAGAGGCGCAGCAGGAACCTGCAGGTCTATACTGGCATCAACGGCACTGCCACGATTTTAGGAGGAGTCGGCTCCATGATCACCGCAACACGGTGGTGGGGCTACGTGATACTAATACCCGTCATCTTGGCCTCGGTGTTCTGCAATTACTGGTGGCGTACCAGGGCTGGCTATTCTCGCAGAGACTTGGTGCCCTATGGATTGTCGATTTTCAGCATCGACGAGCTGTCTACAGCCTTGGAGTTTGCTGCcagagcagaggccaagatcaaagagcaaaagaagacaCCGATCAACTCCTTTGTCTCGGATCCATCGTCTCTGCGGTCCGTACTTACATTTATCCAAGAACAGGAATTGCTTGAACCTTTTTGCCTGCGGCTTGTTAAAGACGCAGGCTTACGAACGACAATTGGTTATCCCAATAACCCTGCGGAAATCGAAATCAAAGTCGAGTCTCTCCTAAATCTCCCCAAAGAGTGTCACCCGGCAATCATTCAGATCGCCCAGGACACAGTTCGAAAGATCGGATCGACGCACTTCAAATATCGAGAACGCTACGCGGCTGAACTGCTTGGCACATACCTTGCCATTTCACGGCAGCAAGCGAAACGAAGAGAGAAGACTGAATCTCAGTCTGAGAAGTCCAGTCGGCGATGA